One Embleya scabrispora DNA segment encodes these proteins:
- a CDS encoding helix-turn-helix domain-containing protein yields MSVTDQASLPRVVRTNRLGYLRVATIEADPGAPHTVPPRFADRSAPYLGVGVQDLGTSRVVQNGHGSLVRPGELFVVDADRTFTLEHESHVRVHAFRLPRRAVAIADRDVHAVTARAIVPGSGVSAVVKAVLTSLACSPDPFAPAVGERLAGNVTDLLASLITELAPSAAPAPPSVSSELTLRIRKYIDANLGDPDLSPERVARSQRISPRYLHRVFESEDITVGRLIQRRRLEECARELARRGRSSPTVAAVAQRWGFVSPAHFSRAFRAMYGVSPTEWRDRGQGPHPAVPGPGKS; encoded by the coding sequence GTGAGCGTCACCGACCAGGCGTCGTTGCCACGTGTGGTCCGCACGAACAGGCTCGGCTACCTCCGGGTCGCAACGATCGAGGCGGACCCGGGCGCGCCGCACACGGTGCCCCCGCGCTTCGCGGACAGGTCCGCCCCGTACCTCGGCGTCGGAGTCCAGGATCTCGGCACCTCCCGGGTGGTCCAGAACGGGCACGGATCGCTCGTGCGCCCGGGTGAGCTCTTCGTCGTCGACGCGGACAGGACGTTCACGCTCGAACACGAGAGCCACGTGCGCGTGCACGCGTTCCGGCTGCCCCGTCGGGCCGTGGCCATCGCCGACCGCGACGTGCACGCCGTCACCGCGCGGGCCATCGTCCCGGGCAGCGGTGTCTCCGCCGTGGTCAAGGCCGTGCTGACCTCGCTGGCCTGTTCGCCCGATCCCTTCGCACCGGCGGTGGGCGAAAGACTGGCGGGCAACGTCACGGACCTGCTGGCGAGCCTGATCACCGAGCTCGCCCCGTCGGCGGCGCCCGCGCCGCCCTCGGTGTCGAGCGAGCTCACGCTCCGTATCCGGAAGTACATCGACGCGAACCTCGGCGATCCCGACCTCTCGCCGGAGCGGGTCGCACGCTCGCAGCGCATCTCGCCGCGCTACCTGCACCGGGTGTTCGAGTCCGAGGACATCACCGTGGGCAGACTGATCCAGCGCCGCCGTCTCGAGGAGTGCGCTCGCGAGCTCGCCAGGCGCGGACGCAGCAGCCCCACCGTGGCGGCGGTCGCCCAACGTTGGGGCTTCGTCAGCCCGGCCCACTTCAGCCGGGCCTTCCGCGCGATGTACGGCGTCTCTCCGACGGAGTGGCGCGACCGGGGGCAGGGGCCGCACCCGGCGGTGCCCGGCCCTGGGAAGTCCTGA
- a CDS encoding class I SAM-dependent methyltransferase, producing the protein MTRAEGRDEFRQARSFGAAADAYERGRPSYPPEAVAWLVPQDARTVVDVGAGTGKLTRALRAPGREVVAVEPSIGMREQFSHVLPDMRVLDGTGESIPLPDASVDVLVCAQAWHWVNPDRAVPEAARVLRPGGRLGLVWNFRDVSVPWVAELDRILRDCAAAPTNARQVEHVGAPFGPVERQDFRWSHPVSAGEVVDMVASRSYVITLEPAAREELLSRVRTLLDAERPAEMPYVTECHRAELAAR; encoded by the coding sequence ATGACGCGAGCCGAGGGACGGGACGAGTTTCGTCAGGCGCGGTCGTTCGGGGCCGCGGCGGACGCCTACGAACGTGGCCGCCCCTCCTACCCGCCGGAGGCCGTGGCCTGGCTGGTGCCCCAGGACGCGCGAACCGTGGTCGACGTCGGCGCGGGTACGGGCAAGCTGACCCGGGCGCTGCGGGCCCCGGGCCGGGAGGTCGTCGCGGTGGAGCCCTCGATCGGGATGCGCGAGCAGTTCTCGCACGTGCTTCCCGACATGCGGGTTCTGGACGGGACCGGGGAATCGATCCCGCTTCCGGATGCGAGCGTGGACGTCCTGGTCTGTGCGCAGGCCTGGCACTGGGTGAATCCGGACCGAGCCGTCCCGGAAGCCGCCCGGGTGCTGCGCCCGGGCGGGCGACTGGGCCTGGTGTGGAACTTCCGTGACGTATCGGTGCCTTGGGTGGCGGAACTCGACCGCATCCTGCGCGACTGCGCCGCGGCACCGACGAATGCCCGGCAAGTGGAGCACGTGGGCGCGCCGTTCGGGCCCGTCGAGCGGCAGGACTTCCGCTGGAGTCATCCGGTGTCGGCCGGAGAGGTCGTGGACATGGTCGCCTCCCGCAGCTATGTGATCACGCTGGAGCCCGCCGCGCGGGAGGAGTTGCTGTCCCGGGTCCGCACGCTGCTCGACGCGGAGCGCCCGGCGGAGATGCCCTATGTGACCGAGTGCCACCGAGCCGAGCTCGCGGCGCGGTGA
- a CDS encoding alpha/beta fold hydrolase yields MTTNPTPTAVLVHGAFADAASWTGVIAELQNHDIPVVAPPNPLRGLASDAAYIASVVARIDGPVVLVGHSYGGAVISVAGTADNVVGLVYVAAYVTEEGESLGELQGRFPLSPLVDNLNEATYPAEGAKPAVEVTIRAEAFPDIFAADVPAATTRVLAVAQRPLAASAFTETASAAAWKTRPSWALVAGADQAINPEVERFGAKRAGATIVEIEGASHAVAVSRPKEVAELIREAVRAAG; encoded by the coding sequence ATGACCACGAATCCCACCCCCACAGCCGTGCTCGTGCACGGGGCCTTCGCGGACGCCGCCAGTTGGACCGGGGTCATCGCGGAACTGCAAAACCATGACATCCCCGTGGTCGCGCCACCGAACCCGCTGCGCGGCCTGGCGTCCGACGCCGCCTACATCGCGTCCGTCGTCGCGCGGATCGACGGTCCGGTGGTGCTCGTCGGCCACTCCTACGGCGGTGCGGTCATCTCCGTGGCGGGCACCGCGGACAACGTCGTCGGGCTGGTCTACGTAGCGGCCTACGTCACCGAAGAGGGCGAGAGCCTGGGCGAGTTGCAGGGCCGCTTCCCGCTGTCGCCGCTCGTCGACAACCTGAACGAGGCGACGTACCCCGCGGAGGGGGCGAAGCCCGCCGTGGAAGTCACCATCAGGGCCGAGGCGTTCCCGGACATCTTCGCCGCCGACGTCCCGGCCGCCACCACCAGGGTCCTCGCGGTGGCGCAGCGTCCGCTGGCCGCCTCGGCGTTCACGGAGACGGCCTCGGCCGCCGCGTGGAAGACCAGGCCCTCCTGGGCGCTCGTGGCCGGCGCGGACCAGGCGATCAACCCCGAGGTCGAACGCTTCGGAGCCAAGCGGGCCGGCGCGACGATCGTCGAGATCGAGGGCGCCTCGCACGCCGTGGCCGTGTCCCGGCCCAAGGAGGTCGCCGAGCTGATCCGCGAAGCGGTACGCGCGGCCGGCTGA
- a CDS encoding helix-turn-helix domain-containing protein yields the protein MDVLLETTFDDERDARERLEGAFRRSLGPVGVTVPRGRRVGAAFTGTRIGYARVLTVASSGLGFGRGTRMTHRHPLGAVTVALQRQGVASIAQDGRDTVLRGGQAALIDMRRPFAVRQCDDFTMNLVRLPHDVVARLGGALEDATGRVIAPGSGVGGIFVDFVARLADVCVHVSAGIGERLAGHTAELLATVLEEEYRTDGARTDAAIPRVHLVDQVLGYIDTHLGDPGLSPEAIAAQQRITVGHLHRLFDGGQGASLGRVIQQRRVDACVRELDRRAAMRPRLTDVARRWGFADTAHFTKAFAAVHGTPFRSRRARPLATG from the coding sequence GTGGACGTCCTGCTGGAAACCACGTTCGACGACGAACGCGACGCGCGTGAGCGCCTCGAAGGCGCGTTTCGCCGATCCCTCGGGCCGGTCGGGGTCACCGTTCCGCGAGGGCGTCGGGTCGGAGCCGCATTCACCGGCACCCGGATCGGATACGCACGCGTGCTCACCGTCGCGTCGAGCGGCCTGGGGTTCGGCCGCGGCACCCGGATGACGCACCGTCACCCGCTCGGGGCCGTGACCGTCGCCCTCCAGCGCCAGGGCGTCGCGTCCATCGCGCAGGACGGCCGTGACACCGTGCTCAGGGGTGGTCAGGCCGCCCTCATCGACATGCGCCGCCCCTTCGCCGTCCGCCAGTGCGACGACTTCACGATGAACCTCGTGCGCTTGCCCCACGACGTCGTCGCCCGGCTCGGCGGAGCGTTGGAAGACGCCACGGGTCGGGTGATCGCGCCCGGATCCGGTGTCGGCGGGATCTTCGTCGACTTCGTCGCCCGGCTCGCCGACGTCTGCGTCCACGTCTCCGCCGGGATCGGCGAGCGTCTCGCCGGCCACACCGCGGAGCTGCTGGCGACCGTCCTCGAAGAGGAGTACCGGACCGACGGCGCACGAACCGATGCCGCAATCCCCCGGGTACACCTCGTCGACCAGGTCCTGGGCTACATCGACACCCACCTCGGCGACCCCGGACTGTCCCCCGAGGCAATCGCGGCGCAGCAGCGCATCACGGTGGGCCACCTCCACCGGCTCTTCGACGGCGGGCAGGGGGCCTCACTCGGCCGGGTCATCCAGCAGCGTCGTGTCGACGCGTGCGTCCGCGAACTCGACCGGCGTGCCGCCATGCGCCCGCGACTGACCGACGTGGCCCGTCGGTGGGGGTTCGCCGATACGGCGCACTTCACGAAGGCGTTCGCGGCCGTGCACGGCACGCCGTTTCGGTCACGCCGCGCACGGCCGCTCGCGACGGGGTAG
- a CDS encoding cobalamin B12-binding domain-containing protein, which produces MKTDTVTTGTAKTGDGEADASTPGIPSDLAERLWTAVIGRDEPGAMALATAAADAGADGETLLLDVVAAVQRRVGLEWAADRIGVVEEHAATAIIDRVIAVLAHHHPVPHPSRTRGNVTVACVDGEWHSLPARLLAETLTRRGWRVDFLGAHTPTPHLIAHLHQSNPTAALLSASLPTHLPTAHQAITAVQSLGIPVMVGGAAFGADGRYARLLGADAWAPDARRAADRLARGITGRHAERRHEIDDLPHLADQEYTFVKSNRTALVRQCLVALDERGPGMRAYSAAQRERTAEDLAHIVDFLATALYVDEADLFTSFVDWTRDILTARRVPAAGLRLGLDILAEQLHDFPRALGFIRAATDTLPAAPAHSGPEAV; this is translated from the coding sequence GTGAAGACGGACACTGTCACGACGGGCACCGCGAAGACGGGCGACGGGGAGGCGGACGCCTCGACCCCGGGCATACCCTCCGATCTCGCGGAGCGACTGTGGACGGCCGTGATCGGCCGGGACGAGCCGGGCGCGATGGCACTGGCCACCGCGGCGGCCGATGCCGGGGCCGATGGTGAGACCCTGCTCCTCGACGTCGTGGCCGCCGTGCAGCGCCGAGTCGGGCTCGAATGGGCGGCGGACCGGATCGGTGTGGTCGAGGAGCACGCCGCCACCGCGATCATCGACCGGGTCATCGCCGTTCTCGCCCACCACCACCCCGTGCCGCACCCGTCGCGGACGCGGGGCAACGTCACGGTCGCGTGCGTGGACGGCGAATGGCATTCCCTGCCCGCCCGGTTGCTGGCCGAGACGCTCACCCGGCGCGGCTGGCGGGTGGACTTCCTCGGCGCCCACACCCCGACTCCGCACCTGATCGCGCACCTGCATCAGAGCAACCCGACCGCCGCCCTGCTGTCGGCCTCGCTGCCCACCCACCTGCCCACCGCACACCAGGCGATCACCGCCGTGCAGTCGCTGGGCATCCCGGTCATGGTCGGCGGCGCCGCCTTCGGCGCGGACGGCCGCTACGCCCGTCTCCTGGGAGCCGACGCCTGGGCCCCCGACGCGCGACGCGCCGCGGACCGGCTCGCCCGGGGGATCACCGGCCGGCACGCGGAGCGCCGGCACGAGATCGACGATCTGCCCCATCTGGCCGATCAGGAGTACACGTTCGTCAAGTCCAACCGCACCGCCCTGGTGCGGCAGTGCCTGGTCGCCCTCGACGAGCGCGGGCCCGGGATGCGCGCGTACAGCGCCGCCCAGCGCGAACGAACCGCCGAAGACCTGGCCCATATCGTGGACTTCCTCGCGACGGCCCTCTACGTCGACGAGGCGGACCTGTTCACCTCCTTCGTCGACTGGACCAGGGACATACTCACCGCCCGCCGCGTGCCCGCGGCCGGTTTGCGTCTGGGGCTGGACATCCTCGCCGAACAACTGCACGACTTTCCCCGCGCTCTCGGCTTCATCCGCGCCGCGACCGACACCCTGCCCGCGGCACCCGCCCACTCCGGCCCGGAAGCGGTATGA
- a CDS encoding DUF5670 family protein has product MIPLLVVLLLALILFGAGFALQALWWIAVIVLVVWALGFIFRSAGTGGRRGRWYRW; this is encoded by the coding sequence ATGATTCCCCTTTTGGTCGTCCTGCTTCTCGCCCTGATCCTTTTCGGCGCCGGCTTCGCGCTCCAGGCCCTGTGGTGGATAGCCGTCATCGTCCTGGTCGTGTGGGCCCTGGGCTTCATATTCCGCTCGGCCGGCACCGGCGGCCGGCGGGGCCGGTGGTACCGCTGGTAG
- a CDS encoding helix-turn-helix transcriptional regulator, translating into MDGGERSASDLVGREREKALLARSLHDVRVDRRGTGVLLRGEAGIGKTALLAWTETRARRIGFTVLRAVGSEAEQGLAFGALHQVLWPLLDGDDTAEHADALYRALGLREGMPPGGFAVGAAALRMLADAARSGPLVLLLDDLQWVDASSATVFAFLRRRITDLPVLIVGAVRPEADADADAHDGWPADPVEVGALAHADAGELLRRRFPAMVATAANRVLDAADGNPLAVVELPVQLEEGHVEGLLPMPEMLPLGRRLERLFAGRINSLPPDALRVLLLSALCVGTAAGNAGAWLRAVSGDDAERTLAHIEASGLARLDESKALAFRHPLVRSAVIAAASGHDLRAAHRTLAETLLPDDPQRLVHEAAAAILPDENLAARLERAGRRLARRGGDAEGALLLDRAAALSPTPDRRARRLTWAAVMAARGGRLCFAAQLVDALKRGSVPADIAPLFGYAVVYVDQSHHVDFESSFTLLPEVLRALAQPGADSFGGLAEQVYFKLLLATSLTDDPRGWDALDRRLAMASPLGRLCYRAWVDPPRTAHGVAEELRTLLTDMSDEREAGDGWLALWTASAVDAADADLRRRFTGGHGYAMQGSLAKAERYQDFLRGNWDTAELCLREAQAADDIGYRSNALLFRFYYAHFLAGRGAEAELREIERSIRPVAATARMRFVLDNLTRLRGLAALGHGRYEEAYAHLTELTEPGVLPRRMPWFHLAFFDFVEAAVRTGRLAEARAHVAAGEAARMEKISDHHAFLLAAAAATTAPDQVADARFRDAYAVPGAAQWVFDMARLRLAHGSWLRRRHRAEARDVLREAHHTFRRLRADSWRQLAEQELRAAGDPVGAVGGSNTSLSAQELRIARLAAQGLSNKDIGQRLQLSPRTVSAHLYRIFPKLGITSRAAIGQALGSDS; encoded by the coding sequence GTGGACGGCGGGGAGCGAAGCGCTTCCGACCTCGTGGGTCGTGAGCGCGAGAAGGCGCTGCTCGCTCGGAGCCTGCACGATGTCCGGGTCGACCGAAGAGGCACCGGAGTCCTGCTGCGTGGCGAAGCCGGCATCGGCAAGACCGCCCTGCTCGCGTGGACGGAGACCCGGGCCCGGCGGATCGGTTTCACCGTGCTGCGTGCCGTGGGTTCCGAGGCGGAGCAGGGACTGGCCTTCGGGGCACTGCACCAGGTTTTGTGGCCCCTCCTCGACGGCGACGACACAGCGGAGCACGCCGACGCCCTCTACCGGGCGCTGGGACTGCGCGAAGGCATGCCGCCCGGCGGTTTCGCGGTGGGCGCGGCGGCCCTGCGGATGCTCGCCGACGCCGCTCGTTCGGGCCCGCTCGTCCTCCTTCTCGACGACCTACAGTGGGTGGACGCGTCCAGCGCGACGGTGTTCGCGTTCCTGCGCCGGCGCATCACGGACCTGCCGGTGCTCATCGTGGGTGCCGTCCGTCCCGAGGCGGACGCGGATGCCGACGCGCACGACGGTTGGCCGGCCGACCCCGTCGAGGTGGGCGCGCTCGCCCACGCGGACGCGGGAGAGCTGTTGCGGCGACGCTTCCCGGCCATGGTCGCCACGGCGGCGAACCGTGTGCTGGACGCCGCCGACGGCAATCCGCTCGCCGTGGTCGAACTGCCGGTACAGCTCGAGGAGGGCCACGTCGAAGGGCTCCTTCCGATGCCCGAGATGCTGCCCCTCGGCCGACGTCTGGAACGCCTGTTCGCCGGTCGGATCAACTCGCTGCCGCCCGACGCCCTGCGTGTCCTGCTGCTCAGCGCGCTGTGCGTCGGCACCGCGGCCGGCAACGCCGGCGCATGGCTGCGCGCCGTATCGGGCGACGACGCGGAACGCACACTCGCGCACATCGAGGCGAGCGGGCTGGCCCGACTCGACGAGTCGAAGGCGCTGGCCTTCCGCCACCCGCTGGTGCGCAGCGCGGTGATCGCCGCCGCCTCGGGCCACGACCTGCGGGCGGCACACCGAACGCTCGCCGAAACACTGCTGCCCGATGATCCGCAGCGCCTGGTGCACGAGGCCGCCGCGGCGATCCTCCCGGACGAGAACCTGGCCGCGCGCCTCGAACGCGCGGGGCGCCGGCTCGCGCGCCGAGGCGGAGACGCCGAAGGCGCGCTGCTCCTGGACCGCGCCGCCGCCCTGAGTCCGACTCCCGACCGGCGGGCCCGACGGTTGACGTGGGCCGCGGTCATGGCCGCGCGCGGCGGCCGACTGTGCTTCGCGGCGCAGCTGGTCGACGCGCTGAAGCGCGGATCGGTCCCCGCCGACATCGCCCCGCTGTTCGGATACGCGGTGGTGTACGTCGATCAAAGTCACCACGTCGACTTCGAGTCGTCGTTCACGCTGCTGCCCGAGGTTTTGCGGGCGTTGGCGCAACCGGGCGCGGACTCGTTCGGGGGCCTGGCCGAGCAGGTGTACTTCAAGCTGCTGCTCGCCACGTCCCTCACGGACGACCCGCGCGGCTGGGACGCCCTCGACCGCCGGCTCGCGATGGCCTCGCCCCTCGGTCGGCTGTGCTACCGCGCGTGGGTGGACCCGCCCCGTACCGCGCACGGCGTGGCCGAGGAACTGCGGACACTGCTGACGGACATGAGCGACGAGCGGGAGGCGGGAGACGGCTGGCTCGCGCTGTGGACGGCGTCGGCGGTCGACGCCGCCGACGCGGACCTGCGGCGTCGATTCACGGGCGGGCACGGCTACGCCATGCAGGGCTCGCTCGCGAAGGCCGAGCGCTATCAGGACTTCCTGCGCGGAAACTGGGACACGGCCGAGCTCTGCCTGCGGGAGGCGCAGGCTGCCGACGACATCGGTTATCGCAGCAACGCGTTGCTGTTCCGCTTCTACTACGCGCATTTCCTGGCGGGCCGAGGCGCCGAGGCGGAGCTGCGCGAGATCGAGCGGTCGATCCGACCCGTCGCGGCGACCGCGCGGATGCGCTTCGTCCTGGACAACCTCACTCGTCTGCGCGGCCTGGCCGCGTTGGGTCACGGCCGGTACGAGGAGGCCTATGCGCATCTGACCGAACTCACCGAGCCGGGCGTGCTGCCGCGCCGCATGCCGTGGTTCCATCTCGCCTTCTTCGACTTCGTCGAGGCGGCGGTGCGTACCGGCCGGCTCGCGGAGGCGCGGGCACACGTGGCGGCCGGCGAAGCCGCGCGGATGGAGAAGATCTCCGACCACCACGCCTTCCTGCTCGCGGCAGCCGCCGCGACGACCGCACCGGACCAGGTCGCGGACGCGCGCTTTCGGGACGCGTACGCGGTGCCCGGCGCCGCGCAGTGGGTATTCGACATGGCACGTCTGCGCCTCGCGCACGGCTCGTGGCTGCGTCGTCGGCACCGCGCCGAGGCCCGGGACGTGCTGCGCGAGGCCCATCACACGTTCCGTCGGCTCCGCGCCGACTCGTGGCGGCAACTGGCCGAACAGGAGCTGCGCGCCGCCGGCGATCCCGTCGGCGCGGTCGGGGGGTCGAACACCTCGCTGAGCGCGCAGGAACTGCGCATCGCACGACTCGCCGCGCAGGGGCTGTCCAACAAGGACATCGGTCAGCGGCTGCAACTCTCGCCGCGCACGGTCTCGGCGCATCTGTACCGGATCTTCCCCAAGCTCGGGATCACCTCCCGGGCGGCCATCGGCCAGGCCCTGGGCAGCGACTCCTGA
- a CDS encoding alpha/beta hydrolase — protein MSDIVEPVRPVLEPAAAAFAEATANPPYLFDLPPAEGRKAVDEVQSGRADKPQIDEEWITVSGGPTGSVRARVVRPAGVEGALPVILYIHGAGWVFGNAHTHDRLVRELAVGANAAVVFPEYDLSPEARYPVAIEQNYAVAQWVVRQGASRSLDGSRLAVAGDSVGGNMTAALTLMAKERGDVPLVQQVLFYPVTDANFDTPSYHQFAEGYFLRRDGMRWFWDQYTTDESERAQITASPLRATTEQLTGLPPALVVTGEADVLRDEGEAYANKLREAGVPVTAVRFQGIIHDFVMLNALRETHAAQAAITLAAGTLLTALHTG, from the coding sequence GTGTCCGACATCGTGGAGCCGGTACGGCCGGTGCTGGAGCCGGCGGCCGCCGCGTTCGCCGAAGCGACCGCCAATCCGCCCTACCTGTTCGACCTGCCGCCCGCCGAGGGTCGCAAGGCCGTCGACGAGGTGCAGTCCGGCAGGGCCGACAAGCCGCAGATCGACGAGGAGTGGATCACCGTCTCGGGCGGCCCGACGGGCAGCGTCCGCGCCCGCGTCGTGCGCCCCGCCGGCGTGGAGGGGGCCCTGCCGGTGATCCTCTACATCCACGGCGCGGGCTGGGTGTTCGGCAACGCCCACACCCACGACCGCCTCGTACGCGAACTCGCCGTCGGCGCGAACGCCGCCGTGGTCTTCCCCGAATACGACCTCTCCCCCGAGGCCCGCTACCCGGTCGCCATCGAGCAGAACTACGCGGTCGCGCAGTGGGTCGTCCGGCAGGGCGCGTCCAGGAGCCTGGACGGCTCGCGGCTGGCCGTCGCCGGCGACTCCGTCGGCGGCAACATGACCGCCGCCCTGACCCTGATGGCCAAGGAACGCGGCGACGTCCCGCTCGTGCAGCAGGTGCTGTTCTACCCGGTCACCGACGCGAACTTCGACACTCCCTCCTACCACCAGTTCGCCGAGGGCTACTTCCTGCGCCGCGACGGCATGCGGTGGTTCTGGGACCAGTACACGACCGACGAGTCCGAGCGCGCGCAGATCACCGCCTCCCCGCTGCGGGCCACCACCGAACAGCTCACCGGCCTGCCACCGGCCCTGGTCGTCACCGGCGAGGCCGACGTGCTGCGCGACGAGGGCGAGGCGTACGCGAACAAGCTGCGCGAAGCCGGCGTCCCCGTCACCGCCGTCCGCTTCCAGGGCATCATCCACGACTTCGTCATGCTCAACGCCCTCCGTGAGACCCACGCCGCCCAGGCCGCCATCACGCTGGCCGCCGGCACCCTGCTCACCGCGCTCCACACCGGCTGA
- a CDS encoding MarR family winged helix-turn-helix transcriptional regulator, with amino-acid sequence MLLGRASTAPVSPSQLRVLFLLERHEGINLRTLADGLRSTPSSTSRLCDRLQAVGFVERLPSANSRRELQLRLSGRGCAFLADLRARREQELAVVTARMSGESRAMLLKGLESLRNAAGPVTDEATGDASLSSRARTA; translated from the coding sequence ATGTTGTTGGGGCGTGCCTCCACGGCACCGGTTTCCCCATCACAGCTGCGGGTGTTGTTTCTGCTGGAGCGGCACGAGGGCATCAATCTGCGTACGTTGGCCGACGGCTTGCGGTCGACGCCCTCCTCGACGAGTCGCCTGTGTGACCGCCTTCAGGCGGTGGGTTTCGTCGAGCGCCTGCCCAGCGCCAACAGCCGCCGTGAACTCCAGTTGCGGCTGAGTGGCCGGGGCTGCGCCTTCCTGGCGGATCTGCGGGCCCGCCGTGAGCAGGAACTGGCGGTGGTCACGGCGCGCATGTCGGGCGAGTCCCGGGCGATGCTGCTGAAGGGACTCGAATCCCTGCGGAACGCCGCCGGGCCCGTCACGGACGAGGCGACGGGCGATGCGTCCCTGTCCTCGCGTGCGCGCACCGCCTGA
- a CDS encoding STAS domain-containing protein yields the protein MTSPKPVEFSVDVRAGDTRSLHLAIRGDLEYDTGTAFTERVNAVLDTHLRRYGPALRHLHLDWEGLTAIDSGGLSVLIGLRRRTHTAGIALHLHRQPVRLTRLLEITGVGGYLTEPTDTDGRGFAAGGDEGGSMPSP from the coding sequence ATGACCTCCCCCAAGCCCGTCGAGTTCTCCGTCGACGTTCGGGCCGGCGACACCCGGTCGCTGCATCTGGCCATTCGGGGAGATCTCGAGTACGACACCGGCACCGCGTTCACCGAGAGGGTGAACGCGGTGCTGGACACGCATCTGCGGCGGTACGGACCGGCGCTGCGTCATCTGCACCTGGACTGGGAGGGCCTGACCGCGATCGACTCCGGCGGGTTGTCCGTCCTGATCGGACTGCGTCGCCGCACACACACCGCCGGAATCGCCCTGCACCTGCACCGACAACCCGTGCGACTGACCCGGCTGCTCGAAATCACCGGGGTCGGCGGATACCTCACCGAGCCCACCGACACGGACGGGCGCGGCTTCGCCGCAGGAGGCGACGAAGGCGGGTCCATGCCCTCCCCCTGA
- a CDS encoding STAS domain-containing protein, with the protein MSRHGGVVRIDLRGEIDLCARPELAWAVARVRSGEVAVRVDMADVGFMDTSGVGFLWSLRERCRAVGAPLYLIGVGAQPRRLLDLVGFPVPGGLRA; encoded by the coding sequence GTGTCCAGGCACGGCGGTGTCGTCCGCATCGACCTGCGGGGCGAGATCGATCTGTGCGCGCGTCCGGAACTGGCGTGGGCGGTGGCGCGCGTTCGCTCCGGTGAGGTGGCCGTCCGTGTGGACATGGCCGACGTCGGGTTCATGGACACGAGCGGCGTCGGATTCCTCTGGTCGCTCCGCGAGCGATGCCGGGCCGTGGGGGCTCCCCTGTACCTGATCGGTGTCGGCGCGCAACCGCGTCGGCTCCTGGACCTCGTCGGCTTCCCGGTGCCGGGCGGCCTCCGCGCGTGA